The Puntigrus tetrazona isolate hp1 chromosome 16, ASM1883169v1, whole genome shotgun sequence genome includes a region encoding these proteins:
- the cd79a gene encoding B-cell antigen receptor complex-associated protein alpha chain yields the protein MAFSLVILLSFWGAVASNVFDDLTLEADKPLERVAFSEEATVRCCYQWDRPHNFTWIVNIHNTNGIIRPVLENLLNKSDTGTNGATCHSLVFKSVRINDTGLYQCKLHSNSFHIYTHGTFLQVYKPLEKTLNLSERVKNSIITAEGVLLLMCVLIPGTAMLCKTKKLKELEKKKGREEENIYEGLNLDDCNSAYHQIQRTSQQGPYQDVANCTEDIQLEKP from the exons ATGGCATTCTCGCTGGTTATCTTGTTGAGTTTCTGGGGAG CTGTTGCCAGCAATGTTTTTGACGACCTGACACTGGAGGCAGATAAGCCATTGGAGCGCGTGGCTTTCTCAGAAGAAGCCACCGTCCGCTGCTGCTACCAGTGGGATAGACCTCACAATTTCACCTGGATTGTGAATATTCACAACACCAATGGTATCATAAGGCCTGTCTTAGAAAATCTGCTCAACAAGTCAGACACAGGGACAAATGGAGCCACATGCCATTCGTTAGTTTTCAAGAGTGTCCGTATCAATGACACCGGCTTGTACCAGTGTAAACTGCATTCTAACTCTTTTCACATCTATACCCATGGTACCTTTCTTCAAGTCTACA AACCTTTGGAGAAGACCTTGAACCTCAGCGAGCGTGTAAAGAACAGCATCATTACAGCAGAAGGAGTGTTgctgctgatgtgtgtgttgaTCCCTGGCACCGCGATGCTCTGTAAG ACAAAGAAGCTGAAGGAACTTGAGAAGAAGAAaggaagagaggaggagaacaTCTATGAG GGTCTAAACCTGGATGACTGCAACTCAGCTTACCATCAAATTCAACGCACCAGTCAACAAGGCCCCTATCAGGATGTGGCCAACTGTACAGAAGACATTCAGCTGGAGAAGCCGTAG